The DNA segment CGCGAATATGTGCGAGGATTTTACTGGCGGTTTATGCCCGATCTCGCGACGGACAATGCCATGAACGCGCACCGTCCGCTGCCTGAATTCTTTTGGACAGGCGACACAGACATGCGCTGTCTATCCGATTGCATTCGATCCACACACAACAACGCCCATGCTCACCATATTCAACGATTGATGGTTCTGGGCAATTTTTGCCTCTTGGCGGGGATCAATCCGCAGGATGTCCAAGATTGGTATTTGGCCGTCTACGCCGATGCGTTTGAATGGGTGGAATTGCCCAATGTTGCAGGGATGATATTGTACGCTGATGGCGGAAAGCTGGCGACAAAACCCTATGCGGCGAGCGGCAATTACATCAACAAAATGTCCGACTATTGCAAAGAGTGCCGGTACAAGGTGACCGTAAAAACGGGCGAAGATGCGTGCCCGTTTAATCCGCTCTATTGGCATTTCATGGATCGCCATCGGGAACAACTTTCCAACAATCACCGCATCGGCCGGATCTTTGCCACTTGGGATCGAATGGGCGAGGAAAAACAGCGCGAATACATCAACAGCGCCGACACATTCCTCGCCTCGCTCACACCGGCAAGCAGCGGTTGGGCGCGATCGACATCATAGCCGGCTTATGCTGTCTGAACTGCAGGTGCGGATTGGGCATCCTGCCGTTTAATTTTCTTGTGCTGACCTTCATCAAATCCGTGTTTCCAATAGCTGGAAATATACAGGTCACGCGGGCCCAAACCCATTTCATCGCGGAGAAAGGCCCGGCACGCGCGCATGCCGGCAAATTCGCACGCAACCCAAGCATAGACCGAACCGTTCGGTCGCTGTGCAGCGCGCAGAGCATCCGATAGCAATTCAGGTCGCAATCCAGGTTGATCGTTCACGATCCATTCGATCGTGATGCCATCCGGTGCGGCCAATTCGACCGCATCCTCCTCATGTTGAATCTCTATCACTGCGATGCCTTTTACCGTGTCAGGCAAAGAGCGAAGATTGGCTGCAATGGCGGGTAAAGCCGACATGTCGCCCGCCACCATCAAATGATCGCGATCGCTTGCAAACGGTTTGGCAGGGCCCGGCCCGCCAACACGGATCGTATCGCCTTCTTTCACGCTTAAAGCCCATGAGGTTGCGGGCCCAGCCGCGTTGCCGCCATGCAAAGCGAATTGAATATCTATCTCGCCAAAATCACCTCCTACCGGAGCGCGCTGATCGTGGATCGTATAGGTTCGCATGGTCGGTTTGCCGAGAAGCTTGCCCGATGACAGCATCAATTTCACATAGCCCCCCGCTTGATCAACTGGGAAGCCACGCATCCCTTTTCCGCCAAGGGTAATCTGATGCAGGGAAGGAGACACACGCTGAGCGCGCAGTACGGCTAACGAACGGGGGAGTGGGTTTGTCATGCTCCATATATATTGCGAATGATTATCATTTACAAGAGTGGGGCTGTAATTATTTCACGACGCCGCGGCAACAAAACGCTCGACACTATCGCCAAGGACAGCAATTGGTGATCAACAATCCAACCAAAAGGTCCCTCCATGTTGATCATTCACCACCTACGCATTTCACAATCCGAACGCATTGTCTGGCTGTGTGAGGAGTTGGGGCTCGACTACAATCTCAAACTCTACAACCGGGATCCTGAGACACGATTGGCACCGGCCGAACTAAAAGCTTTGCACCCGATGGAAATTGCGCCGCTTATCCAAGATGGCGACACCTTGTTGGGCGAAAGCGGGGCGATCATGGATTATATCGTCGGCAAATATGCGCCCGACACCGATTTAGTGCCCGGACCAGACCATCCCGATTTTGCGGAACACCTCTATTGGTATCACTTTGCCAATGCGACGTTGATGACCAACGGCATGATGAGCATTGCGGTGAACGCGGTTGGCGCGGAAATGCCACCACCCTTGATGAAGCGGGTGACCAATGCATGGGCCGCGATTGAAAGACGTTTGGGGGAGGCCGATTACTTTGGCGGCGCTCAATTGACGACGGCGGATATCATGTTGGGCTTTTCGCTCACCACAGCGCGCGCGTTCAACGATATGAGCATCGATCACATGCCGAATTTGAAAGCCTATCTGAAACGGATCGGCGCACGCGATGCCTATCAACGCGCAATCGCGGCGGCTGAACCGGGCTTTCCGCCTAAGTTGGATTGATCGACGGAGGAATAAGTGAAGCTCAGGGAAACCCCGGCAAACGGGGCTCAAACAGGGCTTAAGATTACTCCCACCCAACCTTTCTATGAATTGGTGAATCGGGCTTATTCTGCCTTTAGCGGCAGCAATCCTGCAAATGTCGACGTGTGCACGCATTGTTGCATGTCCAAAGAGACGGAAGCCGATTTCTTTCGACATGGAATCCAAGACCTACCCGCGCAATATTTGAAGGAATGGTTCTCCGCTGCATATGCGACCGGCGGCGTGGAGAAAGACATTTGGACATACCTATTGCCCCGAGTTCTGGAGGTTCTGGCGCTTGGCAAAGAACCAGATTGTTGTGGAATCGAAATTTCGCTCAATCGCTTTAAAACTGGCAATCCAGACAATTGGAACAAGGCACAATGGAGCGTGCTAGATCAATTTCAACGCCAGTTTTTGCGGAGCGGATTTGAGACTGAATGTGTTTGGCAGGAGCACTCGCTCGACGACATTTTGTGCATGTTTGCGCTTGGTGGCTGGTCACTCGATGACTTGCTCAATCAAGTTAACGAAATTTCTGACGAAGCATTAGCTCGCCGGCTTTTCCGCGACTGGTGCCAGGATTTCGGCGGCTATGGGACCATCTGGGCAACCAGTTTCTGGCCTAAGGCCGACGAAAAAAAAGTGATGGGGTTTTATACATCGGACGCGCTTAGGCTGAGAATGGAGAGGCTGGCCCTTTCCGATGATTGCGAGAAAGACGTCGCCCAAATGGCATCCGATTTAGTCACAGTGATCGAAGACGCCGGCTGAAGGGTATGGGCCGCCCGCTTGGTTAGGATCAAAAGAGCTGCTTTGAGTCGGGGGCAATTTCGGCCCCTTCGCGCTGCAACAATTCGCGCTTGATTTCCGGCCCATAGGCATAGCCCCCAATGCTGCCGTCGGCCTGAACCACTCTGTGGCATGGGATCAAGACGGCAATGTTGTTCGCCCCATTTGCCCCACCAACCGCGCGGCTGGCGTTGGGATTTCCCAGCAACATGGCAAGCTCGCCATAGCTGCGCGTTTCTCCGGCCGGGATTTCACGCAAAGCGCTCCAAACCCTTTGTTGAAAGGCGGTCCCTTTCACATCGAGAGGGATCGCGGACATATCGCTCGAAGGTTCCTCTACTGCCTTAACCACCGCATCGAACAAATCGCGCAATTGTTCGCCCGCCGGGACCAACTCCGCCTTGGGAAAGCGCGCCCGCAGATGCGTTTCGTCTTCACCAAAAGACAAACAGCACACACCTTTATCCGTTGCCGCTAGCAACATGTCACCGATCGACGTTGTCACTATGCTCCAATGAATGGTGCGCCCAGCGCCGCCTCCGGTCCAATCCTTTGCCGCCATGCCAAGTTTTCCCTTTGTCCCATCGTAAAATTGCGACGGTGACGAATAGCCCGCTGCATAGAGCGCATCTGTAACAGCAACACCATTTTCGAGCGCTTCTCTAACGCGGTCCTCGCGCAATGCGCGCGCAAACGCAGCCGGAGAAAGGCCGACCGTGCGTTTGAACAGGCGTTGGAAATGGGTCGGAGAATATCCGGTTAGGTCTGCCAATTCATCCAATGTCATACCGCCGCCGCTATGTTCGACCCTGGCTCTGATCGCAGCAATTGCAGCTAAGATGCACGCTTCCTCGGCGCTTTGCGTGTTCGGCGAACATCTCTTGCACGCCCGCAGGCCAGCAGCCTCTGCATCAACGGGGCCCGCGTAAAACCGGACATTTCTGCGGTGCGGTGCGCGTGCCGGACAACTGGGCCGGCAATAGATGCCGGTGGAGTGAACTCCAGTTACAAACACGCCGTCATACCTGCGGTCTTTGGCCATCGCGATGCGCCAACGATCATCATCACTCAAAAGATCTGCTTCAATCGTCATGCGATCGTTCCAAAATTCCTATCACGCGGGCGATCGTGCCCTGCTGTTGGACCACACAATAACTGGAATTGAACGCGGGTCGTCCCGATTCTTGCGCTCAATGGCATTTGTGGTCAAAAATGCGAAAGTACGTTGCGGGATCACGGGCGGCGGATCGACCACAACAATGCGGAGAGAGTACATGAATGCGCAGATGCAGAATATCGCAGCTTCATCGGCGTTAGCTCTCGCGATCCTTGCTCTATCGGTGCCATCTGCCGCGTCCGCAGCCAATTCAGAAACCGATCCTGCAACAACACAGGATGCTTGCCATTCGCACCACGTCAACGGTCCCAACAATGACATACCAAACACGTGCCCCTGCATCATAGAGCGGGCTGGCGCGGCCGGGTTTTCCGATGATCAGCTACTGGAATTTTTTGCCGGTCCGTTGAATCGGTTTGATCCGCCGCCTGATATGAACCGTGTAACTTTCAACCGATTGCGCCGGATAGAGCGAGCCTGTGTTTTGGATGTACGATACGCACAATTATCGGATGCAAAAGACAACCCCGAACCGTCATCCAACCCTCAACCCGACGGCTCTTACACCGCTCGACCGATCCAGCCCCACCCTGAAGGAATAGGGCAGAATTCGGGGCCGTGTCATACGCAATCTGGCCCCTTGGGATCGCTGCTCACTTACTTTTCCTGAATAGACAACGCAATGTCTCGCGCACGTCGTTTCAACGTTTCTAAAGTGTCGGGATTGTCAGTGAAATCATAGGCGTGGACTGCGAAAATGTACCCACCGATCAACGTGGTGCAACCGGCAGCAAGCGCCTTGTCTCGCTCCCCTTCCATGGTGATCCGCATTATTCCCGATGCATAAAGGCAATCGTCATCAAACCCGTCAAAACCGTAGTCCTGCGTTTCCAACGTAATCGCGCCATCGCTGCTTTCTTCGAGCATATCGATGTCTTCTTGCATGACAGTTTCGACCAGGTCTGAGTTTTCGAGTTGCTGCTCCATCATCGCGAAAAAGGCGTCGCGTGCCATCGGCACTTGAAATTCTGCGCGAGGGGTTTTGACCAAGACATAATACACTGCGAATGTCCCACACACATCCATATCGACCAAAGTTCGATTGCGGATATCGTCGGCAGCGGTCTCATCCGATAGGACTTTCTCCTCCCCACGGGGCAGGCAATAGCCATCGGGCATAGGCATCACAAACATCGCGTCAGAGACTGCAAATTCCACCTCAGTCACAGATTCGACCGGCAACTCGACCTCGGCCGGTGCCGGTGCCTTACCCTTTTGAGCGAAAAGCGGCGTGGCCACAGAAGCGATCAGAGCAATCGGCAAAGCCAGCCGTAATGAGCGAACGCAAATCATACCAAAACCCTTCCAAATCAGACCGCTATTACCTCTTAATAAGGCATAAAGTCGCGTGACGCGCTCGCATGGTCAAGGCTTCATTTTTCTGCCTTTTGCAATTGTCGGTAAGGATTGAGTGTCATGGAAAGACAAACGAGGGTTATAGTGACTGCATGAATTGTGATTCTGAATTTTCGCGCGGGCGTTCTGTCCCATATCTGCGCCGGATCTGGGCAGCATGGGTGATGGCCTCCCTCGCTATCGTGGCTGCAGCAAATTCGGTGCCGGCGTTTGCGGATGCCGGGGATATCGATGCCGCTGCGCGCGGCGTTGTGCGGGTCGTTCTAATCGACAGCAGCGGGGAAGATGTCACCCCTGTCACGCATGGCAGCGGATTTGCGGTCACCCCTACAATGATCGTCACCAACGCGCATGTTATTCGCGAAGCGTTGTTGGATGACACATTACGGATCGGCATCGTGCCAAGCGAAGGCGAAGCTGGCACATTCGCCACTCCTGTCGCCGTTAGTCCGCGTAACGACTTGGCATTGCTGCAGTTTTCTGGAGGCACATTGCGCCTCCCCCCTCTGACAATAGCGGGCGGCGTTTCCGGGGATATGGGAGAGGTGTCAGCCGTCGGCTATCCGATGAATGTTGACTTGGCTCAGGGTCTGGAAATTCGGGATATCTTCCGCGCTCAGCCACCGGTGAAAAGCCGCGGATTCCTCTCGGGAGAACGACCCAGCCGCCAATTCGATACGATCCTGCACACCGCCCCGATTGCGCGCGGCAATTCCGGCGGACCGTTGTTGGACGGGTGTGGCCGGGTCTTGGGCGTCAATTCATTCGGTGCGGATTCGGATGGGTCGGATGCAGAATTCTACTTTGCGGTGTCGCTGCGCGAGTTGCTGCCCTTCCTCCGTGACAATTCGGTTGAGCCGTCGGTGAACGCGTTGCCCTGCACTTCAATCGAAGAATTAAACGCTGCCGAACGCGCGCGTTTCGACGCGCAAAGAGCGGAAGCGCGCGAAAGGCTCGAAGCCAGAGAGCTGGAGCGCCGTGAAGCCCGCGACGCCGCACGCAACAGAGCGCAGTTTGAGGTTTTTGAAGCCCGTGAAAACGCCATTGCATTGGCCATGGTGCTGCTTTTGGTGGCGATTGGTTCTAGCTATGCTGCAGCGCAACTGCGCAAAAACATTGCCGACACGAAAAGCCAGACACGCGCCATTATCGCGGCGGGAATTGCGGGCGCTGCGATAATTGGCACGGTGTTCGTGTGGGTCACGCGGCCCGGGTTCGAGGACGTTGATGATCGGGTCGCTGTCATTCTAGGCGAAGCGCCACAGGGCGATGGCGACGGAGTGGATGGTGATCCAACTGGCGGATCAAGCGAAGGGACATTGATTTGCACTCTCGTCCCCGAACGCAGCCGCATCACCGGCGCACGCACCGACGATGTCGAATTCGCATGGGCCGCCGACGGTTGCGTTAATGAGCGCACGCAATACGGCATGGTCGGGGGCGACTGGACCCGTGTTTTGGTTTCTGAAGACGAGGCGGCGGTGTCGATCAACACATATGACCCTGAAAGCCGCACTTTCCGCACGGATCGATACCTACTGGGTCGGGCCGAAATGGAACAAGCGCGCGCGGCGCGGGGCGAATACGATCCTCCAGCTTGCGGGGTGACCGATGCACAAATGACATTGGGCGAACAACAAAGCGCGCTTATCGCTTTGTTGCCCGATCGTCCGAACGAACGGCTGGTCTATTCGTGCAACAGCAAGCGCGCAGGCGGCGTAAGCGGCGCATTGGGGGCGGCGTTTGATGAGGAATTTGGAGACGGCGGTTAGGCCGTGTTCTGATTGATCAAAGCCGCGTGAGGCCAATCCGGTTTGGCCAAGTCAGAGGCTTTAAGACCGAGATTCAGTTCAGAAGAACATCTTATGAGCGTCTATCGTTCTGGTATTCGCGAAGTGATTGAGTTGGGCAGCGACGCCGCAATCCAGAGGTTGGCTCGACCCGCCCCCGGAATGCTGCGTTTGCCTTATACGATGGCTGTTAAGCAGCCAACGCCTCACCCGATAGAGTGATCCGGTGCATTTCGCGGCGATGGCCCGCATAATCGTTCATGGCGTTGTGCCAGCTGGTCCGGTTATCCCAGATCGCAACAGTGCCCGGCTTCCATTGAAGACGGCATTGGTTGTCCTCGGTCAGCGCAGCGTTACACAATTCCGTGAGCAAAGGCAGGCTTTCGTCGCGTGTTTGACCAACAAAATTGATCGTGAAGGCTGTGTTTACATAGAGCAGCTTGCGACCCGTTTGCGGGTGACGGATCACCACAGGATGCACCGCACCGGTTTTTAGATCTTGCCCGCGCAAATGTTCGCCCATGTCGGTTTGAGCATAAAGGCCGCCTTCTTTGTAAACATGGTCGGCCGTATGAAACGCCTCCAAATTCTCAATCTTGGCCTTGAGATCGTCGGACAGCGCATCATAAGCGGCGCCCATATGCGCCCACATTGTATCGCCGCCGGTTGGTGGCAATTCGCGCGCAACCAACACCGAACCCATCGCAGGGATTTGGTCATAGGAATGATCAGTGTGCCATGCGCCACCAATATTGGTGTTTTGAGTGGGCTCTTTCTTGACGACCGAAATTTCGTCGTAATCGCCTTGCTGCGGGAAGTAATTGTTGATGTCCATCCCGCCCCAACGCTTGCCAAAGGCAATATGGTTTTCAGGGGTGAATTCCTGATCGCGGAAAACCGCGACGCCATGTTCATAGATTGCGCGGCGGATGTCATCCATCTGCGCGTCGGTGCAATCCGCCAAAGAAACGCCGGAAATTTCGACGCCGCATTTTGGGGCCATTGGTGTGAGTTGCATGTGTCTTCTCCCATTACACACTTACCTATTGGTAAGTGACATGGTATCTTTCTGTTGATTTTGCAAGTGTCGCGTCAACACCCCCGCCCACTCCCCTCAAAGACTATTGCACGACAAATCACATGAACCGCGCGCACTCCGCTTGCGTAATCGGGAATCAATTGCTAGGCGCGCGCCAGCTTTTGGATCGGTGCCCCTCACGCATCATACGCCGATAAGCTGCATCGTCATTCTTCACTCTGACATCAGAGGATTTCAACGCGTGGAAATTTCCGCCGGTATTCAGTCCAGCCTGGCAGGGCGTTACGCTTCGGCCCTTTTCGAATTGGCCAGCGAGGGCGGCAGTGTGTCCGCTGTCGAATCAGATCTTGAAACGTTGGGCGCCGCGCTCAACGAGTCGGATGATTTGCGCGCCGCGACCACCAACCCTCAGCTTTCGCGAGAGGAACAAGGTCAGGCTGTCGACGCCATCGCCAAGCATTTAAAGGTGAGCAACCTCACCACCAATTTCCTCGGCGTTCTTGCTGGCAATCGCCGGTTGTCCAAATTGCCCGATATGATTGGTGCTTTCAAATCGATCGCAGCGGCGCAACGCGGCGAAGTTACCGCCACCGTCACCAGCGCGCATCCGCTGAGCGACGATCAGGTCGCCACTCTCAAGAACAAATTGACCGCCCGTGAAGGCCGCACCGTCATGCTAACCGCTGACGTGGATCCTGATCTTTTGGGTGGACTTGTCGTTACCATTGGATCGCAGCGCATTGATGCCTCGATCCGCACCCGCCTCAACTCACTATCACAGGCCATGAAGGCCTAAGCCAAACAAGCCACAAAGGCTTAAAGGACACTATCCATGGAAATCCGCGCAGCAGAAATCTCCAAGGTCATCAAAGACCAGATCGCCAATTTTGGCACCGAAGCACAAGTCAGCGAAGTTGGCTCGGTTCTTTCGGTCGGTGACGGTATCGCCCGTATCCACGGCCTTGACGAAGTGCAGGCCGGTGAAATGGTCGAATTCGCAAATGGCGTTCAAGGCATGGCTTTGAACCTCGAAGCTGACAATGTCGGCGTCGTGATCTTCGGCTCGGACGCTGAGATTAAAGAAGGCGACACGGTCAAGCGCACCGAAACCATTGTGGACGTTCCTGTTGGCATGGGCCTTTTGGGCCGCGTTGTTGACGCATTGGGCAACCCGATCGACGGTAAGGGCCCGATCGAAAATGTTGAGCGCAGCCGCGTTGAAGTGAAGGCGCCGGGCATCATCCCGCGCGAATCGGTTAGCGAGCCAGTGCAATCCGGCCTCAAAGCCATCGACGCTCTTGTTCCCGTTGGCCGCGGTCAACGCGAATTGATCATTGGTGACCGTCAAACGGGTAAGACCGCTGTCGCCATCGACACCTTCATCAACCAGCGCGAAGCGCACAAAGGCGACGACGACAAGCAGAAACTGTTCTGTGTTTATGTTGCCGTTGGTCAAAAGCGTTCGACCGTTGCTCAAATCGTTAAGCAGCTCGAAGAGAATGGCGCGATGGAATATTCCATCGTTGTGGCCGCGACCGCGTCTGAGCCTGCTCCGCTGCAATACCTCGCACCGTACACCGGTTGTGCAATGGGCGAATATTTCCGCGACCGCGGCATGCACGCCGTGATCGTGTATGACGATCTTTCGAAGCAAGCCAACGCTTACCGTCAAATGTCGCTGTTGCTGCGTCGTCCTCCGGGCCGCGAAGCGTATCCTGGTGACGTTTTCTATCTCCACTCACGTTTGCTTGAGCGTGCGGCGAAGATGAATGAAAGCGAAGGCGGCGGTTCGTTGACCGCTCTTCCCATCATTGAAACGCAGGCTGGCGACGTTTCGGCCTACATTCCAACTAACGTGATTTCGATCACCGATGGTCAGATCTTCCTTGAAACCGACCTCTTCTATCAGGGCGTTCGTCCCGCGATTAACGTGGGCCTTTCGGTTAGCCGCGTTGGCGGTGCCGCTCAGACGAAAGCGATGAAGAAAGTTTCGGGCTCGATGAAGCTCGACCTTGCGCAATATCGCGAGATGGCGGCCTTTGCTCAGTTCGGTTCGGATCTCGACGCCGCAACGCAGAAACTGTTGAACCGCGGTGCGCGTTTGACTGAACTGCTTAAGCAAGCTCAGTTCTCGCCAATGCCGTTCGAAGAGCAAACTGTTTCGATCTTCGCCGGCACCAACGGCTATATTGATACCGTCGATGTGGCGCGTGTGGGTGAATATGAAGAGCAAATGCTCGCCTTCTTCCGCAGCGAACACGCCGACATCCTTGGTGACATCCGTTCGTCGAAGAAATTCGAAGGCGATGTGAAAGACCGCACCGTCGCAGCTCTCGAAGCATTCGCAAAACAGTTCGCCTAAAAGCAGTTTGCATAAAGGAAAGTAAGGCCCATGCCTTCACTTAAGGAACTCAAAGGTCGGATCAACTCGGTCAAATCGACCCAGAAGATCACCAAGGCCAAACAGATGGTTGCCGCGGCGAAGCTTCGTCGTGCGCAAGCAGCTGCCGAAGCCGGTCGCCCTTATGCCGTTCGTCTGGGCGCCGTCATGGCGTCGCTCGCGGGCAAAGTGTCGGGTGACAGCGCACCAAAGCTGCTTGCCGGTACTGGATCGGATCAACGCCACCTTTTGGTCGTGGTCAACACGGATAAAGGGCTTTGCGGTGGTTTGAATTCAAACCTTGTCAAAGCGGCCAAGTTGAAAGCACAGGAATTGCTCGCCGCGGGCAAATCGGTGGAATTCTACCTTGTCGGCAAAAAAGGTCGTGCACCTCTTAAGCGTGAATTTGAAAGCATGATCGGCGGCGGTTTCGACACAACTGTCGTAAAAACCCCCGGTTTTGAAGAAGCAGACGCAATCTCAGCAGAGCTCATCGCCATGTTCGATGAAGGCAAGTTTGATATTGCGCATCTGATCTTCCCGACATTCAAATCCGCGCTTGCTCAAGATCCAACCGTAAACCAGTTGATCCCGGTCCCCGCTCCTGCGGCAACCGAAGACAGCGGCGCGGTGGTTGAATACGAGCCCGGCGAGGAAGAAATCCTCGAGGAACTGCTTCCACGCTATGTGAAAACGCAAATCTTCGGCGCTCTGTTGGAGCGTGAGGCATCTGAACACGGCGCGTCGATGACCGCCATGGACAACGCGACCCGGAACGCCGGTGAGCTAATCAAAGACCTCAACATCGAATACAACCGCCGCCGTCAGGCAGCGATCACCACCGAACTCATCGAAATTATTGCTGGCGCAGAAGCGCTGTAATTAAAGGCTAAGGAAACCAACATGGCCACCGCAGTACTCAACCAAACAACCAATGGCACCATCAGCCAGGTCATCGGCGCTGTTGTCGATGTGCAGTTCCCCGGCGAATTGCCCGCAATTCTCTCCGCTCTGGAGACGAAGAACGACGGCAAAACGCTCGTTCTCGAAGTTGCACAGCACCTTGGCGAAAACACCGTCCGCACAATCGCGATGGACGCGACCGAAGGTCTCGTTCGCGGTTCGGAAGTGGTTGCAACCGGCGCACAGATTTCTGTGCCTGTTGGCCCGAAAACACTTGGCCGCATTATGAACGTTGTTGGTGAGCCAATTGACGAACTCGGCCCTGTTGGCGCGGACAAAACCATGCCAATCCACGCAGAAGCGCCTGCCTTCGTCGACCAGTCGACCGAAGCGGCCATTCTGGTTACCGGCATTAAAGTGATCGACCTTCTCGCACCATACGCAAAGGGCGGTAAGATCGGCCTGTTCGGCGGCGCCGGCGTTGGTAAAACGGTTCTTATTCAGGAATTGATCAACAACATCGCAAAAGGCCACGGCGGCGTGTCCGTCTTCGCCGGTGTTGGTGAGCGCACCCGTGAAGGCAACGATCTCTACCACGAATTCCTCGATGCAGAGGTGATCAAGAAAGACGAAAACGGCGTTGCTACGCCAGACGGTTCGAAAGTGGCCCTCGTCTTTGGTCAAATGAACGAGCCTCCTGGTGCGCGTGCACGTGTGGCTCTCTCGGGCCTCACCATGGCGGAATATTTCCGCGATGAAGAAGGTCAGGACGTTCTGTTCTTCGTCGACAACATCTTCCGCTTTACGCAAGCCGGTTCGGAAGTGTCCGCTTTGCTTGGCCGTATTCCTTCGGCCGTGGGTTATCAGCCAACCTTGTCGACCGACATGGGCAACCTGCAAGAGCGCATCACCTCGACAACAAAAGGTTCGATCACTTCGGTTCAGGCGATCTACGTTCCTGCAGATGACCTTACCGACCCTGCACCGGCGACATCGTTTGCTCACCTGGACGCGACGACTACATTGAACCGCGCGATTTCGGAGCTGGGCATTTACCCGGCTGTTGATCCGCTCGATTCAACATCGCGCGTTCTTGAACCACGTGTTGTTGGCCAAGAGCACTACGAAACCGCTCGTAAGGTCCAAGAGACTTTGCAGAAGTACAAGTCGCTTCAGGATATCATCGCCATTCTCGGCATGGATGAGCTTTCGGAAGAAGATAAGCTTACCGTGGCTCGCGCGCGTAAGATCCAAAAGTTCCTTTCGCAGCCATTCCACGTGGCCGAAGTCTTCACCGGCATCAACGGCATCTTCGTTCAACTCGAAGACACCGTGAAATCGTTTAAAGCGGTTGTCGACGGCGAATACGATCACCTTCCCGAGCAAGCTTTCTACATGGTTGGCGGCATCGAAGACGTGGTCAAAAAGGCCGCTGACATGGCTGAAGACGCCTAAGCGCGCATTAGGAAAAGCAAATGCCACTTCACTTTGAACTCGTAACCCCAGCCAAACAGGTCCGCAGCGAAGACGTCCACATGGTCGTTGTGCCCGGATCCGAAGGCGAATTCGGTGTATTGGAAGGCCACGCGCCATTCATGAGTACCATTCGTGACGGCGCGGTTCAGGTCTATAAGACCGAAGGCGCAGCGCCAGAGATGATCGAAGTGCGCGGCGGCTTTGCCGAAGTGGGCGAAAACGGCCTGACGGTTCTTGCAGAACACGTCGAAGCGTAAATTTCGAATCTTCGTAACATTCAAAAGGGCGGCCCCATGGGTCGCCCTTTTTGTTTGAAGGTCAACTTCACCCCACCCGTTCACGCACCCATGTGGCAATGTGTAACATATGGTCGGGCGACGCGTTCAACGCGACTTCTTGCATAATCGACGCCACACTTCGCGCCGCCAATGCATCGCGAAAAACGGTTTCCGCATCGGCAAAGGCGGCCGCAATCTCGCATGGCCGTTTGCAATCCTTACGCCGCAATCCACACGGGCCATTTTGCCGGATTTCGGTGCAGCGAAAGGCGGGCATTGGCCCTTCAATCGCCGTCACGATATCGAGCAAAGTGATGGCATCGACCGGCCGTGCCAATCGATATCCACCGCCTTTACCCCGAACCGATTGCACAATTCCGGCGCGGCGCAGCAATTGCATTTGTTTCGACAGATAGGCCGACGGCACTTCGAAAAACTCCGCCAACGCCTCTGCGCTCAACCCTTCCCCTTCGC comes from the Erythrobacter sp. Alg231-14 genome and includes:
- a CDS encoding SIP domain-containing protein; translation: MTNPLPRSLAVLRAQRVSPSLHQITLGGKGMRGFPVDQAGGYVKLMLSSGKLLGKPTMRTYTIHDQRAPVGGDFGEIDIQFALHGGNAAGPATSWALSVKEGDTIRVGGPGPAKPFASDRDHLMVAGDMSALPAIAANLRSLPDTVKGIAVIEIQHEEDAVELAAPDGITIEWIVNDQPGLRPELLSDALRAAQRPNGSVYAWVACEFAGMRACRAFLRDEMGLGPRDLYISSYWKHGFDEGQHKKIKRQDAQSAPAVQTA
- a CDS encoding glutathione S-transferase N-terminal domain-containing protein, whose amino-acid sequence is MLIIHHLRISQSERIVWLCEELGLDYNLKLYNRDPETRLAPAELKALHPMEIAPLIQDGDTLLGESGAIMDYIVGKYAPDTDLVPGPDHPDFAEHLYWYHFANATLMTNGMMSIAVNAVGAEMPPPLMKRVTNAWAAIERRLGEADYFGGAQLTTADIMLGFSLTTARAFNDMSIDHMPNLKAYLKRIGARDAYQRAIAAAEPGFPPKLD
- a CDS encoding methylated-DNA--[protein]-cysteine S-methyltransferase, with translation MTIEADLLSDDDRWRIAMAKDRRYDGVFVTGVHSTGIYCRPSCPARAPHRRNVRFYAGPVDAEAAGLRACKRCSPNTQSAEEACILAAIAAIRARVEHSGGGMTLDELADLTGYSPTHFQRLFKRTVGLSPAAFARALREDRVREALENGVAVTDALYAAGYSSPSQFYDGTKGKLGMAAKDWTGGGAGRTIHWSIVTTSIGDMLLAATDKGVCCLSFGEDETHLRARFPKAELVPAGEQLRDLFDAVVKAVEEPSSDMSAIPLDVKGTAFQQRVWSALREIPAGETRSYGELAMLLGNPNASRAVGGANGANNIAVLIPCHRVVQADGSIGGYAYGPEIKRELLQREGAEIAPDSKQLF
- a CDS encoding trypsin-like peptidase domain-containing protein, producing the protein MASLAIVAAANSVPAFADAGDIDAAARGVVRVVLIDSSGEDVTPVTHGSGFAVTPTMIVTNAHVIREALLDDTLRIGIVPSEGEAGTFATPVAVSPRNDLALLQFSGGTLRLPPLTIAGGVSGDMGEVSAVGYPMNVDLAQGLEIRDIFRAQPPVKSRGFLSGERPSRQFDTILHTAPIARGNSGGPLLDGCGRVLGVNSFGADSDGSDAEFYFAVSLRELLPFLRDNSVEPSVNALPCTSIEELNAAERARFDAQRAEARERLEARELERREARDAARNRAQFEVFEARENAIALAMVLLLVAIGSSYAAAQLRKNIADTKSQTRAIIAAGIAGAAIIGTVFVWVTRPGFEDVDDRVAVILGEAPQGDGDGVDGDPTGGSSEGTLICTLVPERSRITGARTDDVEFAWAADGCVNERTQYGMVGGDWTRVLVSEDEAAVSINTYDPESRTFRTDRYLLGRAEMEQARAARGEYDPPACGVTDAQMTLGEQQSALIALLPDRPNERLVYSCNSKRAGGVSGALGAAFDEEFGDGG
- a CDS encoding TauD/TfdA dioxygenase family protein, with product MQLTPMAPKCGVEISGVSLADCTDAQMDDIRRAIYEHGVAVFRDQEFTPENHIAFGKRWGGMDINNYFPQQGDYDEISVVKKEPTQNTNIGGAWHTDHSYDQIPAMGSVLVARELPPTGGDTMWAHMGAAYDALSDDLKAKIENLEAFHTADHVYKEGGLYAQTDMGEHLRGQDLKTGAVHPVVIRHPQTGRKLLYVNTAFTINFVGQTRDESLPLLTELCNAALTEDNQCRLQWKPGTVAIWDNRTSWHNAMNDYAGHRREMHRITLSGEALAA
- a CDS encoding F0F1 ATP synthase subunit delta → MEISAGIQSSLAGRYASALFELASEGGSVSAVESDLETLGAALNESDDLRAATTNPQLSREEQGQAVDAIAKHLKVSNLTTNFLGVLAGNRRLSKLPDMIGAFKSIAAAQRGEVTATVTSAHPLSDDQVATLKNKLTAREGRTVMLTADVDPDLLGGLVVTIGSQRIDASIRTRLNSLSQAMKA